A window from Streptomyces sp. NBC_00299 encodes these proteins:
- a CDS encoding YchJ family protein, with protein MTTRSCPCGLPEAYDKCCGRYLSGAAAAPTAEALMRSRYSAFVKGDAAHLLRTWHPRTRPARLDLDPGMRWTGLEILETADGSAFHTTGTVTFRASYGGGSLHERSRFERVDGAWVYVDGEFLS; from the coding sequence ATGACGACGCGTTCCTGCCCGTGCGGGCTGCCCGAGGCCTACGACAAGTGCTGCGGCCGCTACCTGTCCGGTGCCGCCGCCGCGCCGACCGCCGAGGCGCTCATGCGGTCGCGGTACAGCGCGTTCGTCAAGGGAGATGCGGCCCATCTGCTGCGGACCTGGCATCCGCGGACGCGGCCCGCGCGGCTGGACCTCGATCCGGGGATGCGGTGGACCGGGCTGGAGATCCTTGAGACGGCTGACGGTTCGGCGTTCCACACCACGGGGACGGTGACCTTCCGGGCCTCGTACGGGGGTGGGTCGCTGCATGAGCGGAGCCGGTTCGAGCGGGTCGACGGGGCGTGGGTGTACGTGGACGGGGAGTTCCTGAGCTAG
- a CDS encoding FadR/GntR family transcriptional regulator: MSTTGRGLHGRVLETLGPAITAGEYPPGSVLRTDELAQRFEVSRSVMREAVRVLESMYLVESRRRVGVTVRPKSEWNVYDPQVIRWRLAGADRPQQLRSLTVLRSAIEPVAAGLAAKYATADQCAELTECALGMVAHSRGHQLEGYLVHDVAFHRVILNASGNEMFARLGDVVAEVLAGRTHHEVMFEDPDPSAVTLHVQVAEAVRAGDAVRAEHLTREITMGALQELDILAP; encoded by the coding sequence ATGAGCACAACGGGCCGGGGGCTGCACGGCCGAGTACTGGAAACCCTCGGCCCCGCGATCACCGCGGGCGAGTACCCGCCGGGCAGCGTCCTGCGCACGGACGAACTGGCGCAGCGCTTCGAGGTGTCCCGCTCGGTGATGCGCGAGGCGGTCCGCGTCCTGGAGTCCATGTACCTGGTGGAGTCCCGCCGCCGCGTGGGTGTGACGGTCCGTCCGAAGTCCGAGTGGAACGTCTACGACCCCCAGGTCATCCGCTGGCGCCTCGCCGGCGCCGACCGCCCCCAGCAACTGCGCTCCCTCACGGTCCTGCGCTCGGCCATCGAGCCGGTGGCGGCGGGACTGGCCGCGAAGTACGCCACGGCCGACCAGTGCGCCGAACTCACCGAGTGCGCCCTCGGCATGGTCGCCCACTCACGCGGCCACCAGCTGGAGGGCTACCTCGTCCACGACGTCGCCTTCCACCGCGTCATCCTCAACGCCTCCGGCAACGAGATGTTCGCCCGCCTCGGCGACGTCGTCGCGGAGGTCCTCGCCGGCCGCACCCACCACGAGGTCATGTTCGAGGACCCCGACCCCTCCGCGGTCACGCTGCACGTCCAGGTCGCCGAGGCGGTCCGCGCGGGCGACGCGGTCCGGGCAGAACACCTGACCCGCGAGATCACGATGGGCGCCCTCCAGGAACTGGACATCCTGGCACCGTAG
- a CDS encoding GntP family permease yields the protein MTRLNVELLAADTVEPITSAGHAQLGIAVLAGIAVIVLLITKFKLHAFLSLTIGSLALGAFAGAPLDKTILSFTAGLGTTVAGVGVLIALGAILGKMLADSGGADQIVDTILARAKGRSMPWAMVLIASVIGLPLFFEVGVVLLIPVVLMVAKRGNYSLMRIGIPALAGLSVMHGLVPPHPGPLVAIDAIGANLGVTLALGVLIAIPTVIIAGPVFSRYAARWVDVPAPDRMIPQRVSEDLQKRPSFGATLTTILLPVVLMLSKALVDIVIDDPENTVQRVFDVIGSPLIALLASVLVGIFTLLRPAGFSKERVSPLVEKSLAPIAGILLIVGAGGGFKQTLIDTGVGQMILEISEDWSIPALLLAWLIAVAIRLATGSATVATISAAGLVAPLAADMSTTHAALLVLAIGAGSLFFSHVNDAGFWLVKEYFGLSVGQTVKTWSVMETIISVVAGALVLLLSLII from the coding sequence GTGACCAGACTCAACGTCGAGCTGCTGGCAGCGGACACCGTCGAGCCCATCACCTCGGCCGGCCACGCTCAGCTGGGCATCGCCGTCCTGGCGGGCATCGCCGTCATCGTGCTGCTCATCACCAAGTTCAAGCTGCACGCCTTCCTGTCGCTGACCATCGGGTCGCTGGCGCTCGGCGCGTTCGCCGGGGCACCGCTGGACAAGACCATCCTCAGCTTCACCGCCGGTCTGGGGACCACGGTCGCCGGCGTGGGCGTACTGATCGCCCTGGGCGCGATCCTCGGCAAGATGCTCGCCGACTCCGGCGGCGCCGACCAGATCGTCGACACCATCCTCGCCAGGGCCAAGGGCCGTTCGATGCCGTGGGCGATGGTGCTGATCGCCTCGGTGATCGGTCTGCCGCTGTTCTTCGAGGTCGGCGTGGTGCTGCTGATCCCGGTCGTGCTGATGGTCGCCAAGCGCGGCAACTACTCGCTGATGCGCATCGGCATCCCGGCCCTCGCCGGTCTCTCCGTGATGCACGGCCTGGTCCCGCCGCACCCCGGCCCGCTGGTCGCCATCGACGCGATCGGCGCCAACCTCGGTGTCACGCTGGCGCTCGGCGTGCTCATCGCCATCCCGACGGTGATCATCGCCGGTCCGGTGTTCTCGCGCTACGCCGCCCGCTGGGTGGACGTCCCGGCCCCGGACCGGATGATCCCCCAGCGCGTCTCGGAGGATCTTCAGAAGCGTCCCAGCTTCGGCGCCACGCTGACGACCATCCTGCTGCCGGTCGTTCTGATGCTCTCCAAGGCGCTGGTCGACATCGTGATCGACGACCCCGAGAACACCGTGCAGCGCGTGTTCGACGTCATCGGCTCGCCGCTGATCGCGCTGCTCGCCTCCGTGCTCGTCGGCATCTTCACGCTGCTCAGGCCGGCCGGGTTCAGCAAGGAGCGGGTCTCCCCGCTCGTCGAGAAGAGCCTCGCCCCCATCGCGGGCATCCTGCTGATCGTGGGCGCGGGCGGCGGCTTCAAGCAGACGCTGATCGACACCGGCGTGGGCCAGATGATCCTGGAGATCTCCGAGGACTGGTCGATCCCGGCACTCCTGCTGGCCTGGCTGATCGCGGTGGCGATCCGTCTCGCCACGGGTTCGGCGACGGTGGCCACGATCTCGGCGGCCGGCCTGGTCGCCCCACTCGCGGCCGACATGTCGACGACCCACGCGGCCCTGCTGGTCCTCGCCATCGGCGCCGGATCGCTGTTCTTCAGCCATGTCAACGACGCCGGGTTCTGGCTGGTGAAGGAGTACTTCGGGCTGAGCGTCGGCCAGACCGTCAAGACCTGGTCCGTGATGGAGACGATCATCTCGGTGGTCGCCGGTGCTCTGGTCCTGCTGCTCTCGCTGATCATCTAG
- a CDS encoding gluconokinase, whose protein sequence is MSTPHVVVVMGVAGTGKTTIGPLLAARLGVPYAEGDDFHPPANIAKMSAGTPLDDDDRWPWLDAIGTWAYERAGLGGVVSCSALKRSYRDRLRAAAPDLVFVHLAGDRALIEDRMSHRQGHFMPTALLDSQFATLQPLQEDEAGVVVDVSGSPEEITGRAASALTALPEPTQ, encoded by the coding sequence ATGAGTACCCCCCATGTCGTCGTGGTCATGGGCGTTGCGGGCACCGGGAAGACCACCATCGGTCCCCTGCTCGCGGCCCGGCTCGGCGTCCCCTATGCCGAGGGCGACGACTTCCATCCGCCGGCCAACATCGCCAAGATGTCGGCCGGCACCCCGCTGGACGACGACGACAGGTGGCCGTGGCTCGACGCCATCGGCACCTGGGCGTACGAACGGGCGGGGCTCGGCGGGGTGGTCAGCTGCTCGGCGCTGAAGCGGTCGTACCGGGACCGGCTGCGGGCCGCCGCACCGGACCTGGTGTTCGTGCACCTGGCGGGCGACCGCGCCCTCATCGAAGACCGGATGTCGCACCGGCAGGGGCACTTCATGCCCACGGCACTGCTCGACTCCCAGTTCGCCACGCTCCAGCCGCTCCAGGAGGACGAGGCGGGAGTCGTCGTGGATGTGTCGGGCAGCCCCGAGGAGATCACCGGACGGGCCGCGTCGGCCCTGACGGCGCTTCCCGAGCCGACTCAGTAA
- a CDS encoding SDR family oxidoreductase gives MSHPLFDISGRTALITGSSRGIGLALARGLAEAGCTVVLNGRNGERLTEAAAELADELAAELPGDRIHTAAFDVTDGASVAAGIADVEERVGPLDILVNNAGMQLRAPLLEFTDTDWHRILDTNLTSAFLVGREAARRMTERGHGKIINICSLQSEVVRPGIAPYAATKGALKMLTKGMCADWGPYGVQVNGLGPGYIETELTQPLVADEEFSAWVRRRTPAGRWGRTEDLVGGVLFLASPAADFVGGQVLYVDGGMTSVL, from the coding sequence ATGAGCCACCCGCTCTTCGACATCAGCGGCCGCACCGCCCTGATCACCGGCTCCAGCCGGGGCATCGGGCTCGCGCTCGCCCGCGGCCTCGCGGAGGCCGGCTGCACGGTGGTCCTCAACGGACGCAACGGCGAGCGCCTCACCGAGGCCGCCGCCGAACTGGCCGACGAACTTGCCGCCGAACTGCCCGGCGACCGGATCCACACGGCCGCGTTCGACGTGACCGACGGTGCGTCGGTGGCCGCCGGTATCGCGGACGTCGAGGAGCGGGTGGGCCCGCTCGACATCCTGGTCAACAACGCGGGCATGCAACTGCGCGCACCCCTGCTGGAGTTCACGGACACGGACTGGCACCGCATCCTGGACACCAATCTCACCAGCGCGTTCCTGGTGGGCCGGGAGGCCGCCCGGCGGATGACGGAACGCGGCCACGGGAAGATCATCAACATCTGCTCGCTGCAGAGCGAGGTGGTCCGCCCCGGCATCGCGCCCTACGCCGCCACCAAGGGCGCCCTGAAGATGCTCACCAAGGGCATGTGCGCCGACTGGGGCCCCTACGGCGTGCAGGTCAACGGCCTCGGCCCCGGCTACATCGAGACCGAGCTGACCCAGCCCCTCGTCGCGGACGAGGAGTTCAGCGCGTGGGTACGGCGCCGGACCCCGGCGGGACGCTGGGGCCGTACCGAGGACCTGGTGGGCGGGGTGCTGTTCCTCGCCTCACCGGCCGCGGACTTCGTCGGCGGACAGGTGCTGTATGTCGACGGCGGCATGACGAGCGTGCTGTGA